Proteins co-encoded in one Streptomyces sp. SLBN-31 genomic window:
- a CDS encoding DUF1996 domain-containing protein produces the protein MGRNTRKRRTPLATKAIAASAALALGGGGLIWANFYASAHESNNSGQNQTKAASGQVATISCPDVQQKLTNVPARAQQGVATELANLDKQITEAYNRLASTRQAQTQDAGFVQNAIVGPLKEKRAATLDRIRIDIQRVGGQVDAAGLSALAACTTQTANQTTAGGQQQQNGGQQQNGGQQQQNGGQQQNGGQQQGANGQAGNGPTAADFVDITKVQPNVKAKPRRTGNASTGTFTTNCGVNANRNFNTDNVIVAPGVTNGAHHTHDYVGNQKINAFSSNANFLQGGSSCQNKNDLSAYYWPVLRLQNGTQEFDQNKDGGGKEGNVGKILTAQQAQIKYVGSPTSKVVAMPQFLRIITGDAKTTTNGLANANAHWSCTGFENKVQLTEQYPICPQGSNVVRTFAFQSCWDGKNADSANHRTHVAFADANGNCQNGFKAIPQLTMRLVYKVAPPTIQNGVVKNAYAVDGFPEQLHKAATDHDDFISITTGGLANKIANCVNRGQRCQ, from the coding sequence ATGGGACGCAACACACGCAAACGCCGTACGCCGCTGGCCACCAAGGCCATAGCCGCATCGGCGGCCCTAGCGCTCGGTGGGGGCGGGCTGATCTGGGCGAACTTCTACGCCTCGGCGCACGAGTCCAACAACTCGGGGCAGAACCAGACGAAGGCCGCCAGCGGTCAGGTGGCCACGATCTCCTGCCCCGACGTGCAGCAGAAGCTGACGAACGTGCCGGCCAGGGCCCAGCAGGGCGTGGCCACGGAGCTGGCCAACCTCGACAAGCAGATCACCGAGGCCTACAACCGGCTCGCCTCCACGCGCCAGGCGCAGACCCAGGACGCCGGCTTCGTGCAGAACGCGATCGTCGGCCCCCTCAAGGAGAAGCGGGCCGCAACCCTCGACCGGATCCGCATCGACATCCAGCGAGTGGGCGGCCAGGTCGACGCGGCGGGCCTCAGCGCGCTCGCCGCCTGCACCACGCAGACCGCCAACCAGACAACAGCCGGCGGCCAGCAACAGCAGAACGGCGGCCAGCAACAGAATGGCGGCCAGCAACAGCAGAACGGTGGCCAGCAGCAGAACGGTGGCCAGCAGCAGGGCGCCAACGGGCAGGCGGGCAACGGTCCGACCGCGGCCGACTTCGTGGACATCACGAAGGTCCAGCCCAACGTCAAGGCGAAGCCGCGCAGGACCGGCAACGCCTCGACCGGCACCTTCACCACCAACTGCGGTGTGAACGCCAACAGGAACTTCAACACCGACAACGTCATCGTCGCGCCCGGCGTGACCAACGGCGCGCACCACACGCACGACTACGTCGGCAACCAGAAGATCAACGCCTTCTCCAGCAACGCCAACTTCCTGCAGGGCGGAAGCAGCTGCCAGAACAAGAACGATCTGTCGGCCTACTACTGGCCGGTGCTGCGCCTGCAGAACGGCACGCAGGAGTTCGACCAGAACAAGGACGGCGGCGGCAAGGAAGGCAACGTCGGCAAGATCCTGACCGCACAGCAGGCTCAGATCAAGTACGTCGGCAGCCCCACGAGCAAGGTCGTCGCGATGCCGCAGTTCCTGCGCATCATCACCGGTGACGCCAAGACCACGACCAACGGTCTGGCCAACGCCAACGCGCACTGGAGCTGCACCGGTTTCGAGAACAAGGTCCAGTTGACGGAGCAGTACCCGATCTGCCCGCAGGGCAGCAACGTGGTCCGTACGTTCGCCTTCCAGAGCTGCTGGGACGGCAAGAACGCCGACTCCGCCAACCACCGGACGCACGTCGCCTTCGCCGACGCCAACGGCAACTGCCAGAACGGCTTCAAGGCCATTCCGCAGCTGACGATGCGCCTGGTGTACAAGGTCGCGCCGCCGACCATCCAGAACGGCGTGGTCAAGAACGCCTACGCGGTGGACGGCTTCCCGGAGCAGCTCCACAAGGCGGCCACCGACCACGACGACTTCATCAGCATCACGACCGGCGGTCTGGCGAACAAGATCGCCAACTGCGTCAACCGCGGGCAGCGGTGCCAGTGA
- a CDS encoding tetratricopeptide repeat protein, with translation MPVNQDWEDRVAAAWATFDEYPEERAADFRGVIDALVAELPEGSPLGPFERACAWDSTGHSDKAVPLYREALALGLSEVSGYKGRRAKIQLSSSLRNVGRAEEGVKLLTPELDAPSDELDDAVRACLALCLSSLGRDREGLSLVLGALAPHLPRYQRSMANYARALIEPEA, from the coding sequence ATGCCGGTGAATCAGGACTGGGAAGATCGCGTGGCCGCCGCCTGGGCCACCTTCGACGAGTATCCGGAAGAGCGGGCGGCGGACTTCCGGGGCGTGATCGACGCCCTCGTCGCCGAGCTGCCGGAGGGCAGCCCGCTCGGCCCCTTCGAGCGGGCCTGCGCCTGGGACTCCACGGGCCACTCCGACAAGGCGGTTCCGCTGTACCGGGAGGCTCTGGCGCTCGGGCTGAGCGAGGTCAGCGGCTACAAGGGGCGACGGGCGAAGATCCAGCTGTCCAGTTCGCTGCGCAATGTCGGGCGGGCCGAGGAGGGTGTCAAGCTGCTGACGCCCGAACTCGACGCGCCGTCGGACGAGTTGGACGACGCGGTACGCGCGTGTCTGGCGCTGTGCCTGTCCAGCCTCGGCCGGGACCGCGAGGGCCTGTCCCTCGTCCTGGGCGCCCTGGCCCCCCACCTGCCCCGCTACCAACGATCGATGGCGAACTACGCCCGGGCACTGATCGAACCGGAGGCCTGA
- a CDS encoding metal-dependent hydrolase → MSHKQASERVDLKARKVSFSWEDTPLHWVPGDPFTTHTINVLHLLLPAGERWFVHVYKQVLPLIRDERLRADVIGFIGQEAMHSQAHDEVLPHLKELGLDPTPYTAQVDWFFEKLLGDRTLPPGRARRWWLLERVALIAAIEHYTAFLGDWVLNAEELDRLGADPTMLDLLRWHGAEEVEHRSVAFDLFTHLDGSYRRRVRTWATAFTALVFLWQRGSRFFMANDPTLVDGKASFKDFYVSGRKGTLPATGDMLRSIPRYLSRDYHPSQEGSTEQAVAYLASSPAATAAERGAA, encoded by the coding sequence ATGTCTCATAAGCAGGCCTCGGAGCGGGTCGACCTCAAGGCGCGGAAGGTTTCCTTCTCCTGGGAGGACACCCCGCTGCACTGGGTGCCCGGGGACCCCTTCACCACGCACACCATCAACGTGCTGCATCTGCTGCTGCCTGCCGGTGAGCGGTGGTTCGTGCACGTCTACAAGCAGGTCCTGCCCTTGATCCGGGACGAGCGGCTGCGCGCGGACGTCATCGGGTTCATCGGGCAGGAGGCGATGCACTCGCAGGCCCACGACGAGGTGCTGCCGCACCTGAAGGAGCTGGGGCTCGATCCGACGCCGTACACCGCGCAGGTCGACTGGTTCTTCGAGAAGCTGCTCGGCGACCGGACTCTGCCGCCCGGCCGGGCGCGCCGGTGGTGGCTGCTGGAGCGGGTCGCGCTGATCGCGGCGATCGAGCACTACACCGCCTTCCTGGGCGACTGGGTGCTGAACGCCGAGGAGTTGGACCGGCTGGGCGCCGATCCGACCATGCTCGACCTGCTGCGCTGGCACGGCGCCGAGGAGGTCGAGCACCGGTCGGTCGCCTTCGACCTCTTCACCCACCTCGACGGCAGCTACCGGCGGCGGGTGCGCACCTGGGCCACCGCGTTCACGGCGCTGGTGTTCCTGTGGCAGCGGGGGTCCCGTTTCTTCATGGCGAACGACCCGACACTCGTCGACGGCAAGGCATCCTTCAAGGACTTCTACGTCAGCGGCAGGAAGGGCACCCTGCCCGCGACCGGCGACATGCTCCGGTCCATCCCGCGCTATCTGAGCCGTGACTACCACCCCTCCCAGGAGGGCTCCACCGAGCAGGCGGTCGCCTATCTGGCCTCCTCCCCCGCCGCCACGGCCGCAGAGAGGGGCGCCGCCTGA
- a CDS encoding PDR/VanB family oxidoreductase, whose amino-acid sequence MPKPLTVAALATAALLTRRALRRRVRVSPLWPMPALDPPVSGRPRSRALRLLVASHETVADGVVQLRLEGEDLPRWEPGAHLDLVLPSGLVRQYSLCGDPADTSSYTVATRLVAGGRGGSREVHEQLAEGMELEVRGPRNRFPLVGAPSYVFVAGGIGITPILPMLRALPEGTEWRLLYCGRSRESMPYLEDVEKLGADRVTVVTGVPDLDALRVPEEAVVYCCGPEGLMAAVAERFERVHLERFAPRTSGGAAFEVELRRSGRTLTVPADSSVLAAVRAELPDTLYSCEQGFCGTCQQRVLEGEVEHRDELLTDAERDDSMLICVSRARSDRLVLDM is encoded by the coding sequence ATGCCCAAGCCGCTCACCGTCGCCGCCCTCGCCACGGCCGCGCTGCTCACCCGGCGCGCGCTGCGCCGCCGTGTCCGGGTCTCGCCGCTGTGGCCGATGCCCGCGCTGGACCCGCCCGTCTCCGGCCGGCCCCGCTCCCGGGCCCTGCGGCTGCTGGTCGCCTCGCACGAGACGGTGGCCGACGGCGTCGTACAACTGCGCCTGGAGGGTGAGGATCTGCCCCGCTGGGAGCCCGGCGCCCATCTCGACCTGGTGCTGCCGTCGGGGCTGGTGCGGCAGTACTCGCTGTGCGGGGACCCCGCGGACACCTCCTCGTACACGGTGGCCACGCGGCTGGTCGCGGGCGGGCGAGGGGGTTCGCGCGAGGTGCACGAGCAGCTGGCGGAGGGGATGGAGCTGGAGGTGCGCGGGCCGAGGAACCGGTTCCCGCTCGTCGGGGCCCCCTCCTACGTCTTCGTCGCCGGCGGCATCGGGATCACGCCGATCCTGCCCATGCTGCGGGCGCTGCCGGAGGGCACCGAGTGGCGGCTGCTGTACTGCGGGCGGTCGCGGGAGTCGATGCCGTACCTGGAGGACGTCGAGAAGCTGGGCGCCGACCGGGTCACGGTGGTCACCGGGGTACCGGACCTCGACGCGCTCCGGGTGCCCGAGGAGGCCGTCGTCTACTGCTGCGGCCCGGAGGGGCTGATGGCCGCCGTGGCGGAGCGCTTCGAGCGGGTGCATCTGGAGCGGTTCGCGCCGCGTACCTCCGGCGGCGCCGCCTTCGAGGTCGAACTGCGCCGCAGCGGGCGGACGTTGACGGTGCCGGCCGACTCCAGTGTGCTGGCCGCGGTGCGGGCCGAGCTGCCGGACACGCTCTACTCCTGCGAGCAGGGGTTCTGCGGGACCTGCCAACAGCGGGTGCTGGAGGGAGAGGTGGAGCACCGGGACGAGCTGCTGACGGACGCGGAGCGTGACGACTCGATGCTGATCTGCGTTTCGCGGGCACGAAGTGATCGACTTGTGCTGGACATGTGA
- a CDS encoding TetR/AcrR family transcriptional regulator has translation MSTGVRRRMGVEERRQQLIGVALELFSQRSPDEVSIDEIAAAAGISRPLVYHYFPGKLSLYEAALKRAAQDLAGRFDEPHEGPLGDRLRRVMRRFFDFVDEHGPGFSALMRGGPAVGSSATNALIDAVRQAAYVQILSHLEVDDPPARLELVVRSWISLAESTALIWLDGRRIPRAELEVQLVHDFAALAAVSAAYDEEMAGVVRRMIKDEPPDGAFADLAARLIGLAS, from the coding sequence ATGAGTACCGGGGTACGCCGCAGGATGGGAGTCGAGGAGCGGCGGCAGCAGTTGATCGGCGTCGCCCTCGAACTGTTCAGCCAACGCTCTCCCGACGAGGTCTCCATCGACGAGATAGCAGCCGCCGCGGGCATTTCCCGCCCGCTGGTCTATCACTACTTCCCCGGCAAACTCAGCCTGTACGAGGCCGCGTTGAAGCGCGCGGCGCAGGATCTCGCGGGCCGTTTCGACGAGCCGCACGAGGGACCGCTCGGTGACCGGCTGCGGCGGGTGATGCGCCGGTTCTTCGACTTCGTCGACGAGCACGGCCCCGGTTTCTCGGCGCTGATGCGCGGCGGCCCGGCGGTCGGCTCCTCGGCGACCAACGCGCTCATCGACGCCGTACGGCAGGCCGCCTATGTCCAGATCCTTTCGCATCTGGAGGTCGACGACCCGCCCGCGCGGCTGGAGCTGGTCGTGCGCTCCTGGATCTCGCTCGCCGAGTCGACCGCCCTGATCTGGCTGGACGGCCGGCGTATCCCGCGCGCGGAGCTGGAGGTCCAGCTGGTGCACGACTTCGCCGCGCTGGCCGCGGTGAGCGCCGCCTACGACGAGGAGATGGCGGGGGTGGTGCGCCGTATGATCAAGGACGAACCGCCGGACGGGGCCTTCGCGGACCTCGCCGCCCGGCTGATCGGGCTCGCGTCCTGA
- a CDS encoding 5-carboxymethyl-2-hydroxymuconate Delta-isomerase, whose amino-acid sequence MPQITVDHSKHIDFDREGFARDLHTSLVEIAAAKPEACKTQFRASEVTAFGYEEPDELGHAVVHVMIGLLAGRTEETKAKLTETVLELLKKHVREDGHIVLHASAEVRDLDPSYRKFER is encoded by the coding sequence ATGCCGCAGATCACCGTCGACCACTCGAAGCACATCGACTTCGACCGGGAGGGCTTCGCGCGGGACCTGCACACCTCGCTCGTCGAGATCGCGGCCGCCAAGCCGGAGGCGTGCAAGACGCAGTTCCGCGCCTCCGAGGTCACCGCGTTCGGCTACGAGGAGCCGGACGAGCTGGGCCACGCCGTCGTGCACGTCATGATCGGGCTGCTCGCCGGCCGCACCGAGGAGACGAAGGCGAAGCTGACCGAGACCGTGCTGGAGCTGCTGAAGAAGCATGTGCGCGAGGACGGCCACATCGTCCTGCACGCGTCCGCCGAGGTGCGCGACCTCGACCCGTCCTACCGCAAGTTCGAACGCTGA
- a CDS encoding fused response regulator/phosphatase, whose product MDDKDNLTGTTVLVVDDVAASRYAMGTVLRRAGHQVVPVGSGGEALVELDVRLRKGTMPDVALVDVHLPDMSGFELCRRLRERPHMSGLPVVHFSALAAPPADRCEGLLAGAEAYLTVPAEPEEIEAAVRAAVRAARLRADDQALVKRLRQLSETIVTIQAARSLQELADAAADGTARLLGCPAAVFVLDRDDELYRGLYRARTRLSLPDEGAHRAVAALLRRLTRGQAGVQITTVPSPLWPAGFFRPGVQHDARLALVLTQEGRAPVCLATPTRGLRRVSPEGEALLAQLAQATALAAEPLLMYQAERHVALTLQHSFLPEPHRLPELPGIDLAVRYVPASRETEIGGDFYAALRVDDGVLTAVGDVVGHSLDAATVMVEIRHALRAYCVDESDPAVLAERLDRMLQRYHPDVTATVCLVLIDPATGRTRIANAGHIPPLLLRDSGDAEYVKAAGPLIGVGLPHPVPAELYLEPADRLLMVTDGLIETRGVDLSASMEQLRAAAVGALPGLDALCDTLLASFGSDHEDDIAMLALQLGN is encoded by the coding sequence ATGGACGACAAAGACAACCTGACAGGCACGACCGTGCTGGTCGTGGACGACGTGGCGGCCAGCCGCTACGCCATGGGCACGGTGCTGCGCCGGGCCGGTCACCAGGTCGTCCCGGTCGGCAGCGGCGGCGAGGCGCTGGTCGAACTCGACGTACGGCTGCGCAAGGGCACCATGCCCGATGTGGCCCTCGTCGACGTGCACCTGCCGGACATGAGCGGCTTCGAACTGTGCCGCCGGCTCAGGGAGCGCCCGCACATGTCCGGCCTGCCCGTGGTGCACTTCTCCGCGCTCGCCGCGCCGCCCGCCGACCGCTGCGAGGGCCTGCTCGCGGGCGCCGAGGCGTATCTGACGGTGCCGGCCGAGCCGGAGGAGATCGAGGCGGCGGTGCGGGCCGCCGTACGAGCGGCCCGGCTGCGGGCCGACGACCAGGCGCTCGTGAAGCGGCTGCGGCAGCTGTCGGAGACCATCGTCACCATCCAGGCGGCCCGCTCGCTCCAGGAGCTCGCCGACGCGGCCGCCGACGGCACCGCACGGCTGCTCGGATGCCCCGCCGCGGTGTTCGTGCTCGACCGGGACGACGAGCTGTACCGCGGGCTGTACCGGGCCCGCACCCGGCTGTCCCTGCCGGACGAGGGCGCGCACCGGGCCGTGGCCGCGCTGCTGCGGCGCCTGACCCGCGGCCAGGCCGGGGTGCAGATCACCACGGTGCCGTCGCCGCTGTGGCCCGCCGGGTTCTTCCGGCCCGGCGTGCAGCACGACGCCCGCCTCGCACTCGTCCTCACCCAGGAGGGCCGGGCCCCGGTGTGCCTGGCCACACCCACCCGCGGCCTGCGCCGGGTCAGCCCCGAGGGCGAGGCCCTGCTGGCCCAGCTGGCGCAGGCCACCGCGCTGGCCGCCGAACCGCTGCTGATGTACCAGGCAGAGCGGCATGTCGCCCTCACCCTCCAGCACAGCTTCCTGCCCGAGCCGCACCGGCTGCCGGAACTGCCGGGCATCGACCTCGCCGTGCGCTATGTGCCGGCGTCCCGGGAGACCGAGATCGGCGGCGACTTCTACGCCGCGCTGCGCGTGGACGACGGCGTGCTCACCGCGGTCGGCGACGTCGTCGGGCACTCGCTGGACGCGGCCACGGTCATGGTCGAGATCCGGCACGCGCTGCGCGCCTACTGCGTCGACGAGAGCGACCCGGCGGTGCTCGCCGAACGACTGGACCGGATGCTCCAGCGCTACCACCCCGACGTCACGGCCACCGTGTGCCTCGTACTGATCGACCCCGCCACCGGGCGCACCCGCATCGCCAACGCGGGCCACATCCCGCCGCTGCTCCTGCGGGACTCCGGCGACGCCGAGTACGTCAAGGCGGCCGGCCCGCTGATCGGCGTGGGCCTGCCGCACCCGGTGCCCGCCGAGCTGTACCTCGAGCCCGCCGACCGGCTCCTGATGGTCACCGACGGCCTGATCGAGACCCGCGGCGTGGACCTCTCGGCCTCCATGGAACAGCTGCGCGCCGCCGCCGTCGGGGCCCTGCCCGGCCTGGACGCGCTGTGCGACACCCTCCTGGCCTCCTTCGGCAGCGACCACGAGGACGACATCGCCATGCTCGCCCTGCAGCTCGGGAACTAG